The following coding sequences lie in one Helicoverpa zea isolate HzStark_Cry1AcR chromosome 2, ilHelZeax1.1, whole genome shotgun sequence genomic window:
- the LOC124642587 gene encoding ATP-binding cassette sub-family C member 4-like isoform X1, whose protein sequence is MGVENKNNVQNAEGPARKTYKKPNILSRIFLWWMCPVLITGNKRNVEESDLIPPSNLYNSERQGEYLERYWLAEIENATIENREPSLWKALRKAYWVSYMPGAIFIIIQSAARTYQPRLFSQLLSYWSVDSEMTQQDAGLYALAMLGLNFVSMMCQHHNTLFVMRFSLKVKVACSSLLYRKLLRMTQVSVGEVAGGKLVNLLSNDITRFDYAFMFLHYLWIVPIQVAVVLYFLWEAAGFAPFVGLFGVVILILPLQAGLTKLTTVVRRETAKRTDRRIKLMSEIIGGIQVIKMYAWEKPFQLVVKAARAFEMSALRKSIFIRSTFLGFMLFTERSIMFVTVLTLALTGTMITATTIYPIQQYFSIIQFNVTLIIPMAIASYSEMMVSIERIQGFLSLDERSDMQVTPKMNGSNNNTLFKSKKSPLEVGIVPKKYSPSEVMAAKEMQDDPTQMDYPIRLNKVSASWTGSNSSSEMTLKNISLRIRKGKLCAIIGPVGSGKTSLLQLLLKELPLNSGTLDVSGKMSYACQESWLFPGTVRENILFGHTYEPTKYKEVCKVCSLLPDFKQFPYGDLSLVGERGVSLSGGQRARINLARAIYREADIYLLDDPLSAVDANVGRQLFDGCIKGYLTGRTCVLVTHQIHYLKAADFIVVLNEGSVENMGTYDELVKTGTEFSMLLSNQENDATENERKDRPAMMRGISKISVKSDTEMEQKAQIQEAEERATGSLKFEVVLKYLSSVQSWCLVFTAFLVLLITQGAATTADYWLSFWTNQVDSYEQSLPEGVDPDTDMNAQIGLLTTAQYLYVFGGVILALIVMTLVRITAFVAMTMRASQNLHNTIYEKLIVTVMRFFDTNPSGRVLNRFSKDMGAMDELLPRSLLETVQMYLSLTSVLVLNATALPWTLIPTSVLIVIFVLMLRWYLNTAQAVKRLEGTTKSPVFGMINSTISGLSTIRSSGSQDRQMKLFDEAQNLHTSAFHTFFGGSTAFALYLDTLCLTYLGVVMSIFILGDFGDLIPVGSVGLAVSQSMVLTMMLQMAARFTADFLGQMTAVERVLEYTKLPTETNFVQGPTNPPKEWPSAGRVTFSNVYLNYSMEDPPVLKDLNFEIQSGWKVGVVGRTGAGKSSLIAALFRLSDISGSIKIDGVDTEGLAKKTLRSKISIIPQEPVLFSATLRYNLDPFDDYSDDDIWRALEQVELKEGIPALDFKVAEGGTNFSMGQRQLVCLARAILRSNKILIMDEATANVDPQTDALIQKTIRRQFASCTVLTIAHRLNTIMDSDRVLVMDQGEVAEFDHPHILLSNPNSKFFSMVRETGESMTRTLMEVAKAKYDSDNKEA, encoded by the exons ATACTGGTTGGCAGAGATAGAAAATGCAACAATTGAAAATCGGGAGCCATCACTATGGAAGGCATTACGAAAGGCCTACTGGGTCTCCTATATGCCAGGAGCTATTTTTATCATCATTCAATCTGCAGCCAG GACGTATCAGCCGCGGTTGTTTTCTCAGCTACTGTCGTACTGGTCGGTGGACAGTGAAATGACTCAGCAAGACGCTGGCCTGTATGCTCTCGCCATGCTGGGACTGAACTTCGTCTCCATGATGTGTCAGCACCACAACACACTGTTTGTGATGCGGTTCAGTTTAAAAGTCAAGGTTGCCTGTTCTTCGCTTTTGTATAGGAAG TTGCTCCGCATGACCCAAGTGTCGGTGGGTGAGGTGGCAGGAGGAAAGCTGGTGAACTTGCTGTCCAACGATATCACGAGGTTCGACTACGCGTTCATGTTCCTACATTACTTGTGGATCGTGCCTATCCAAGTGGCTGTTGTTTTGTACTTCTTGTGGGAGGCTGCTGGCTTCGCACCCTTCGTCGGTCTGTTTGGAGTCGTTATACTGATTTTACCACTGCAAG CTGGCTTGACGAAACTCACAACTGTTGTAAGACGTGAGACGGCTAAGAGAACGGACAGGCGAATTAAACTAATGAGTGAAATTATTGGTGGTATtcag GTCATTAAAATGTACGCTTGGGAGAAACCCTTCCAGCTAGTTGTGAAGGCAGCTCGTGCCTTTGAAATGAGTGCCCTCAGGAAGTCCATCTTCATCAGGAGTACTTTCCTAGGGTTCATGTTGTTCACTGAGCGAAGCATCATGTTTGTCACAGTGTTGACACTCGCTCTCACAGGCACTATGATTACTGCCACTACG ATATACCCTATTCAACAGTACTTCAGTATTATTCAGTTCAATGTAACACTGATCATTCCTATGGCAATCGCAAGTTATTCCGAGATGATGGTGTCCATAGAACGTATCCAGGGATTCCTTAGTTTGG ACGAGCGGTCCGACATGCAAGTGACTCCAAAAATGAATGGATCTAACAATAACACTTTGTTTAAATCCAAGAAGTCACCACTTGAAGTAGGCATCGTGCCTAAGAAATACTCACCTAGCGAAGTTATGGCTGCAAAGGAGATGCAGGATGATCCTACCCAGATGGACTATCCTATCAGGCTTAACAAAGTAAGCGCATCGTGGACCGGCAGCAATAGTTCTTCAGAAATGACACTTAAGAATATATCGTTACGTATTCGTAAAGGAAAATTGTGTGCTATCATTGGTCCTGTGGGGTCCGGAAag ACATCTCTACTGCAACTGCTCTTAAAAGAATTACCATTGAATAGTGGTACACTTGACGTGAGCGGGAAAATGTCGTACGCTTGTCAAGAGTCTTGGCTGTTCCCAGGCACAGTACGAGAAAACATTTTGTTCGGCCATACTTACGAACCCACAAAATACAAAGAG GTTTGCAAGGTGTGTTCGTTGCTGCCTGACTTCAAGCAGTTCCCGTATGGTGACCTGTCTTTAGTGGGAGAACGAGGAGTGTCCCTGTCAGGTGGTCAAAGAGCCAGGATCAATTTGGCTAGAGCAATTTATCGTGAG GCCGACATTTACTTGCTGGATGATCCCCTATCTGCAGTGGACGCTAATGTAGGCAGACAACTGTTTGATGGCTGCATCAAAGGCTACCTCACTGGACGAACTTGCGTCTTGGTCACCCATCAGATCCATTACCTCAAAGCTGCTGATTTTATTGTAGTCCTTAATGAG GGTTCCGTCGAGAATATGGGCACTTATGATGAACTGGTGAAGACAGGAACTGAATTCTCGATGCTGCTATCCAACCAAGAAAATGACGCAACTGAAAACGAAAGGAAA GACCGACCAGCAATGATGCGAGGAATATCAAAAATCTCAGTTAAGAGCGACACCGAAATGGAACAGAAGGCTCAAATACAGGAGGCAGAGGAGAGAGCGACAGGTAGCTTGAAGTTTGAGGTGGTGCTCAAGTACCTGAGCTCCGTCCAGTCCTGGTGTCTGGTGTTTACGGCGTTCCTTGTACTGCTGATCACGCAAGGTGCTGCCACCACTGCCGACTATTGGTTGAGTTTCTG GACTAACCAAGTGGATTCTTATGAACAATCTTTACCTGAAGGCGTGGATCCAG ATACTGACATGAACGCACAAATTGGCTTACTTACAACTGCTCAGTACCTATACGTTTTCGGTGGAGTTATATTGGCTTTAATAGTCATGACCCTCGTCAGAATCACAGCTTTCGTAGCGATGACAATGCGAGCTTCTCAAAATCTTCACAACACTATTTACGAAAAATTAATTGTGACAGTAATGAGATTTTTCGATACCAATCCTTCTG GTCGTGTGCTGAACAGATTCTCAAAAGACATGGGTGCCATGGATGAGCTTCTTCCTCGCAGTCTTTTAGAAACAGTTCAGATGTATTTGTCGCTGACCAGTGTGTTGGTGCTGAACGCCACTGCATTGCCCTGGACGCTTATACCTACCTCCGTGTTGATTGTCATCTTCGTGCTCATGTTGAGATGGTACCTGAATACAGCTCAGGCTGTCAAACGTTTGGAGGGCACAA CCAAGAGTCCTGTATTTGGAATGATTAACTCCACTATTTCTGGACTCTCCACTATTAGAAGTTCGGGTTCCCAGGATAGACAGATGAAATTGTTTGACGAAGCGCAG AATCTCCACACAAGTGCTTTCCACACATTCTTCGGCGGTTCTACGGCATTTGCATTGTATCTCGATACTTTGTGTTTGACCTACCTCGGTGTCGTCATGTCAATTTTCATTTTGGGCGACTTTG GTGATTTGATCCCGGTGGGAAGTGTCGGTCTGGCTGTCAGTCAGTCCATGGTGCTGACCATGATGTTGCAGATGGCAGCTAGGTTCACAGCTGACTTTTTGGGGCAAATGACGGCTGTGGAGAGAGTTCTGGAATACACCAAGCTACCCACGGAGACCAATTTTGTGCAAGGAC CAACTAACCCACCAAAGGAATGGCCCAGTGCTGGTAGAGTGACGTTCTCAAATGTGTACCTGAATTATTCCATGGAAGACCCGCCGGTGCTGAAGGACTTAAACTTTGAAATTCAAAGCGGCTGGAAG GTTGGAGTTGTAGGCAGAACAGGAGCCGGCAAGTCATCGCTCATCGCGGCTTTGTTCCGGCTTAGTGACATAAGCGGCAGCATCAAAATTGACGGTGTGGACACCGAAGGATTAGCCAAAAAG ACTTTGAGATCGAAAATATCAATTATTCCACAAGAGCCGGTGCTGTTCTCGGCTACTCTGCGATACAATTTGGACCCGTTCGACGATTACAGCGACGACGATATTTGGAGGGCGTTGGAACAG GTGGAATTAAAAGAAGGAATACCGGCTTTAGACTTTAAGGTCGCTGAAGGTGGTACTAACTTCTCTATGGGACAACGTCAGTTGGTTTGCTTGGCTCGTGCCATTCTACGCTCTAACAAAATACTCATCATGGACGAAGCTACCGCTAACGTCGATCCTCA GACGGACGCTTTGATCCAAAAGACGATCCGTCGTCAGTTTGCGTCGTGCACGGTGCTCACCATCGCGCATCGACTGAACACCATCATGGACTCCGACCGAGTGCTGGTCATGGACCAGGGCGAAGTGGCCGAGTTCGACCATCCCCACATCTTGCTCAGCAACCCCAATAGCAAGTTCTTCTCTATGGTCCGAGAGACAGGAGAAAGCATGACAAGGACCTTAATGGAGGTCGCTAAGGCCAAATATGATAGTGATAATAAGGAAGCTTaa
- the LOC124642587 gene encoding ATP-binding cassette sub-family C member 4-like isoform X2, whose product MGVENKNNVQNAEGPARKTYKKPNILSRIFLWWMCPVLITGNKRNVEESDLIPPSNLYNSERQGEYLERYWLAEIENATIENREPSLWKALRKAYWVSYMPGAIFIIIQSAARTYQPRLFSQLLSYWSVDSEMTQQDAGLYALAMLGLNFVSMMCQHHNTLFVMRFSLKVKVACSSLLYRKLLRMTQVSVGEVAGGKLVNLLSNDITRFDYAFMFLHYLWIVPIQVAVVLYFLWEAAGFAPFVGLFGVVILILPLQAGLTKLTTVVRRETAKRTDRRIKLMSEIIGGIQVIKMYAWEKPFQLVVKAARAFEMSALRKSIFIRSTFLGFMLFTERSIMFVTVLTLALTGTMITATTIYPIQQYFSIIQFNVTLIIPMAIASYSEMMVSIERIQGFLSLDERSDMQVTPKMNGSNNNTLFKSKKSPLEVGIVPKKYSPSEVMAAKEMQDDPTQMDYPIRLNKVSASWTGSNSSSEMTLKNISLRIRKGKLCAIIGPVGSGKTSLLQLLLKELPLNSGTLDVSGKMSYACQESWLFPGTVRENILFGHTYEPTKYKEVCKVCSLLPDFKQFPYGDLSLVGERGVSLSGGQRARINLARAIYREADIYLLDDPLSAVDANVGRQLFDGCIKGYLTGRTCVLVTHQIHYLKAADFIVVLNEGSVENMGTYDELVKTGTEFSMLLSNQENDATENERKDRPAMMRGISKISVKSDTEMEQKAQIQEAEERATGSLKFEVVLKYLSSVQSWCLVFTAFLVLLITQGAATTADYWLSFWTNQVDSYEQSLPEGVDPDTDMNAQIGLLTTAQYLYVFGGVILALIVMTLVRITAFVAMTMRASQNLHNTIYEKLIVTVMRFFDTNPSGRVLNRFSKDMGAMDELLPRSLLETVQMYLSLTSVLVLNATALPWTLIPTSVLIVIFVLMLRWYLNTAQAVKRLEGTTKSPVFGMINSTISGLSTIRSSGSQDRQMKLFDEAQNLHTSAFHTFFGGSTAFALYLDTLCLTYLGVVMSIFILGDFGDLIPVGSVGLAVSQSMVLTMMLQMAARFTADFLGQMTAVERVLEYTKLPTETNFVQGPTNPPKEWPSAGRVTFSNVYLNYSMEDPPVLKDLNFEIQSGWKVGVVGRTGAGKSSLIAALFRLSDISGSIKIDGVDTEGLAKKVSMLKNTFFLKDLVKYYLLFS is encoded by the exons ATACTGGTTGGCAGAGATAGAAAATGCAACAATTGAAAATCGGGAGCCATCACTATGGAAGGCATTACGAAAGGCCTACTGGGTCTCCTATATGCCAGGAGCTATTTTTATCATCATTCAATCTGCAGCCAG GACGTATCAGCCGCGGTTGTTTTCTCAGCTACTGTCGTACTGGTCGGTGGACAGTGAAATGACTCAGCAAGACGCTGGCCTGTATGCTCTCGCCATGCTGGGACTGAACTTCGTCTCCATGATGTGTCAGCACCACAACACACTGTTTGTGATGCGGTTCAGTTTAAAAGTCAAGGTTGCCTGTTCTTCGCTTTTGTATAGGAAG TTGCTCCGCATGACCCAAGTGTCGGTGGGTGAGGTGGCAGGAGGAAAGCTGGTGAACTTGCTGTCCAACGATATCACGAGGTTCGACTACGCGTTCATGTTCCTACATTACTTGTGGATCGTGCCTATCCAAGTGGCTGTTGTTTTGTACTTCTTGTGGGAGGCTGCTGGCTTCGCACCCTTCGTCGGTCTGTTTGGAGTCGTTATACTGATTTTACCACTGCAAG CTGGCTTGACGAAACTCACAACTGTTGTAAGACGTGAGACGGCTAAGAGAACGGACAGGCGAATTAAACTAATGAGTGAAATTATTGGTGGTATtcag GTCATTAAAATGTACGCTTGGGAGAAACCCTTCCAGCTAGTTGTGAAGGCAGCTCGTGCCTTTGAAATGAGTGCCCTCAGGAAGTCCATCTTCATCAGGAGTACTTTCCTAGGGTTCATGTTGTTCACTGAGCGAAGCATCATGTTTGTCACAGTGTTGACACTCGCTCTCACAGGCACTATGATTACTGCCACTACG ATATACCCTATTCAACAGTACTTCAGTATTATTCAGTTCAATGTAACACTGATCATTCCTATGGCAATCGCAAGTTATTCCGAGATGATGGTGTCCATAGAACGTATCCAGGGATTCCTTAGTTTGG ACGAGCGGTCCGACATGCAAGTGACTCCAAAAATGAATGGATCTAACAATAACACTTTGTTTAAATCCAAGAAGTCACCACTTGAAGTAGGCATCGTGCCTAAGAAATACTCACCTAGCGAAGTTATGGCTGCAAAGGAGATGCAGGATGATCCTACCCAGATGGACTATCCTATCAGGCTTAACAAAGTAAGCGCATCGTGGACCGGCAGCAATAGTTCTTCAGAAATGACACTTAAGAATATATCGTTACGTATTCGTAAAGGAAAATTGTGTGCTATCATTGGTCCTGTGGGGTCCGGAAag ACATCTCTACTGCAACTGCTCTTAAAAGAATTACCATTGAATAGTGGTACACTTGACGTGAGCGGGAAAATGTCGTACGCTTGTCAAGAGTCTTGGCTGTTCCCAGGCACAGTACGAGAAAACATTTTGTTCGGCCATACTTACGAACCCACAAAATACAAAGAG GTTTGCAAGGTGTGTTCGTTGCTGCCTGACTTCAAGCAGTTCCCGTATGGTGACCTGTCTTTAGTGGGAGAACGAGGAGTGTCCCTGTCAGGTGGTCAAAGAGCCAGGATCAATTTGGCTAGAGCAATTTATCGTGAG GCCGACATTTACTTGCTGGATGATCCCCTATCTGCAGTGGACGCTAATGTAGGCAGACAACTGTTTGATGGCTGCATCAAAGGCTACCTCACTGGACGAACTTGCGTCTTGGTCACCCATCAGATCCATTACCTCAAAGCTGCTGATTTTATTGTAGTCCTTAATGAG GGTTCCGTCGAGAATATGGGCACTTATGATGAACTGGTGAAGACAGGAACTGAATTCTCGATGCTGCTATCCAACCAAGAAAATGACGCAACTGAAAACGAAAGGAAA GACCGACCAGCAATGATGCGAGGAATATCAAAAATCTCAGTTAAGAGCGACACCGAAATGGAACAGAAGGCTCAAATACAGGAGGCAGAGGAGAGAGCGACAGGTAGCTTGAAGTTTGAGGTGGTGCTCAAGTACCTGAGCTCCGTCCAGTCCTGGTGTCTGGTGTTTACGGCGTTCCTTGTACTGCTGATCACGCAAGGTGCTGCCACCACTGCCGACTATTGGTTGAGTTTCTG GACTAACCAAGTGGATTCTTATGAACAATCTTTACCTGAAGGCGTGGATCCAG ATACTGACATGAACGCACAAATTGGCTTACTTACAACTGCTCAGTACCTATACGTTTTCGGTGGAGTTATATTGGCTTTAATAGTCATGACCCTCGTCAGAATCACAGCTTTCGTAGCGATGACAATGCGAGCTTCTCAAAATCTTCACAACACTATTTACGAAAAATTAATTGTGACAGTAATGAGATTTTTCGATACCAATCCTTCTG GTCGTGTGCTGAACAGATTCTCAAAAGACATGGGTGCCATGGATGAGCTTCTTCCTCGCAGTCTTTTAGAAACAGTTCAGATGTATTTGTCGCTGACCAGTGTGTTGGTGCTGAACGCCACTGCATTGCCCTGGACGCTTATACCTACCTCCGTGTTGATTGTCATCTTCGTGCTCATGTTGAGATGGTACCTGAATACAGCTCAGGCTGTCAAACGTTTGGAGGGCACAA CCAAGAGTCCTGTATTTGGAATGATTAACTCCACTATTTCTGGACTCTCCACTATTAGAAGTTCGGGTTCCCAGGATAGACAGATGAAATTGTTTGACGAAGCGCAG AATCTCCACACAAGTGCTTTCCACACATTCTTCGGCGGTTCTACGGCATTTGCATTGTATCTCGATACTTTGTGTTTGACCTACCTCGGTGTCGTCATGTCAATTTTCATTTTGGGCGACTTTG GTGATTTGATCCCGGTGGGAAGTGTCGGTCTGGCTGTCAGTCAGTCCATGGTGCTGACCATGATGTTGCAGATGGCAGCTAGGTTCACAGCTGACTTTTTGGGGCAAATGACGGCTGTGGAGAGAGTTCTGGAATACACCAAGCTACCCACGGAGACCAATTTTGTGCAAGGAC CAACTAACCCACCAAAGGAATGGCCCAGTGCTGGTAGAGTGACGTTCTCAAATGTGTACCTGAATTATTCCATGGAAGACCCGCCGGTGCTGAAGGACTTAAACTTTGAAATTCAAAGCGGCTGGAAG GTTGGAGTTGTAGGCAGAACAGGAGCCGGCAAGTCATCGCTCATCGCGGCTTTGTTCCGGCTTAGTGACATAAGCGGCAGCATCAAAATTGACGGTGTGGACACCGAAGGATTAGCCAAAAAGGTATCGatgttaaaaaatacattctttCTAAAAGACTTAGTgaagtattatttattgtttagttaa